Proteins encoded by one window of Cannabis sativa cultivar Pink pepper isolate KNU-18-1 chromosome 4, ASM2916894v1, whole genome shotgun sequence:
- the LOC115715316 gene encoding fibrillin-5, chloroplastic isoform X2 produces the protein MASMLVQPLFPAFPVNPQIQRTTNKIRTHRLFTTLHQRTKTSIFGECPPGTIPIFIARDAEQSSGLIGEESLTQLKAELFQALTGINRGIFGVPSAKKSEIENLVAGNWKLVYSTITVLGAKRTKLGLRDFISLGDFFQTIDVAKSKAVNVIKFNVRGFKMLDGQLTIEASFKIASRSRVEINYDHSTIIPDQLMNMFRKNYDLLLGIFNPEGWLEITYVDDILRIGRDDKGNIFILERSEEN, from the exons ATGGCCTCAATGCTTGTACAACCACTATTCCCAGCTTTTCCTGTAAATCCTCAAATACAGAGAACCACCAACAAGATAAGAACTCACAGATTATTCACAACCCTGCATCAAAGAACTAAGACCTCTATATTTGGTGAGTGCCCACCTGGGACCATCCCCATTTTCATAGCCAGAGATGCAGAACAAAGCTCTGGCCTAATTGGGGAAGAATCACTTACCCAGTTAAAAGCTGAGCTTTTCCAAGCTCTTACAG GAATCAATAGAGGTATTTTTGGAGTCCCCTCTGCGAAAAAATCTGAGATTGAAAATCTG GTAGCTGGAAACTGGAAGCTTGTGTATAGTACAATAACAGTATTAGGAGCAAAGAGAACAAAACTAGGATTAAGAGACTTCATCTCCTTGGGAGATTTCTTCCAGACCATTGATGTTGCTAAG AGCAAAGCAGTTAATGTAATCAAGTTCAATGTGAGAGGTTTCAAAATGCTAGATGGGCAGCTGACTATTGAGGCTTCCTTCAAGATTGCATCCAGATCA AGAGTAGAGATCAATTATGATCACTCAACAATTATTCCAGATCAG TTAATGAATATGTTCCGGAAAAATTATGATCTTCTGCTTGGCATCTTCAATCCAGAGGGTTGGCTGGAAATCAC ttatgttgatgatatcttGAGGATAGGGAGGGATGACAAAGGCAACATTTTCATATTAGAGAGATCAGAAGAAAATTAA
- the LOC115715316 gene encoding fibrillin-5, chloroplastic isoform X1, producing MASMLVQPLFPAFPVNPQIQRTTNKIRTHRLFTTLHQRTKTSIFGECPPGTIPIFIARDAEQSSGLIGEESLTQLKAELFQALTGINRGIFGVPSAKKSEIENLVRQLESQNPTPNPTRNLEKVAGNWKLVYSTITVLGAKRTKLGLRDFISLGDFFQTIDVAKSKAVNVIKFNVRGFKMLDGQLTIEASFKIASRSRVEINYDHSTIIPDQLMNMFRKNYDLLLGIFNPEGWLEITYVDDILRIGRDDKGNIFILERSEEN from the exons ATGGCCTCAATGCTTGTACAACCACTATTCCCAGCTTTTCCTGTAAATCCTCAAATACAGAGAACCACCAACAAGATAAGAACTCACAGATTATTCACAACCCTGCATCAAAGAACTAAGACCTCTATATTTGGTGAGTGCCCACCTGGGACCATCCCCATTTTCATAGCCAGAGATGCAGAACAAAGCTCTGGCCTAATTGGGGAAGAATCACTTACCCAGTTAAAAGCTGAGCTTTTCCAAGCTCTTACAG GAATCAATAGAGGTATTTTTGGAGTCCCCTCTGCGAAAAAATCTGAGATTGAAAATCTGGTTAGGCAGCTGGAGTCTCAGAATCCAACTCCAAATCCCACTAGAAATTTAGAAAAG GTAGCTGGAAACTGGAAGCTTGTGTATAGTACAATAACAGTATTAGGAGCAAAGAGAACAAAACTAGGATTAAGAGACTTCATCTCCTTGGGAGATTTCTTCCAGACCATTGATGTTGCTAAG AGCAAAGCAGTTAATGTAATCAAGTTCAATGTGAGAGGTTTCAAAATGCTAGATGGGCAGCTGACTATTGAGGCTTCCTTCAAGATTGCATCCAGATCA AGAGTAGAGATCAATTATGATCACTCAACAATTATTCCAGATCAG TTAATGAATATGTTCCGGAAAAATTATGATCTTCTGCTTGGCATCTTCAATCCAGAGGGTTGGCTGGAAATCAC ttatgttgatgatatcttGAGGATAGGGAGGGATGACAAAGGCAACATTTTCATATTAGAGAGATCAGAAGAAAATTAA
- the LOC115715316 gene encoding fibrillin-5, chloroplastic isoform X3, which yields MASMLVQPLFPAFPVNPQIQRTTNKIRTHRLFTTLHQRTKTSIFGECPPGTIPIFIARDAEQSSGLIGEESLTQLKAELFQALTGINRGIFGVPSAKKSEIENLVRQLESQNPTPNPTRNLEKVAGNWKLVYSTITVLGAKRTKLGLRDFISLGDFFQTIDVAKRVEINYDHSTIIPDQLMNMFRKNYDLLLGIFNPEGWLEITYVDDILRIGRDDKGNIFILERSEEN from the exons ATGGCCTCAATGCTTGTACAACCACTATTCCCAGCTTTTCCTGTAAATCCTCAAATACAGAGAACCACCAACAAGATAAGAACTCACAGATTATTCACAACCCTGCATCAAAGAACTAAGACCTCTATATTTGGTGAGTGCCCACCTGGGACCATCCCCATTTTCATAGCCAGAGATGCAGAACAAAGCTCTGGCCTAATTGGGGAAGAATCACTTACCCAGTTAAAAGCTGAGCTTTTCCAAGCTCTTACAG GAATCAATAGAGGTATTTTTGGAGTCCCCTCTGCGAAAAAATCTGAGATTGAAAATCTGGTTAGGCAGCTGGAGTCTCAGAATCCAACTCCAAATCCCACTAGAAATTTAGAAAAG GTAGCTGGAAACTGGAAGCTTGTGTATAGTACAATAACAGTATTAGGAGCAAAGAGAACAAAACTAGGATTAAGAGACTTCATCTCCTTGGGAGATTTCTTCCAGACCATTGATGTTGCTAAG AGAGTAGAGATCAATTATGATCACTCAACAATTATTCCAGATCAG TTAATGAATATGTTCCGGAAAAATTATGATCTTCTGCTTGGCATCTTCAATCCAGAGGGTTGGCTGGAAATCAC ttatgttgatgatatcttGAGGATAGGGAGGGATGACAAAGGCAACATTTTCATATTAGAGAGATCAGAAGAAAATTAA